In a genomic window of Dehalococcoidia bacterium:
- a CDS encoding PstS family phosphate ABC transporter substrate-binding protein yields MTFARFCASGGMLLTVTAITIALVACGSDGTTTAPVTGNTGNEIQLSGTIEIDGSSTVFPVSQAVAEEFRKVQPGVQVNVGVSGTGGGFKRFTVGETDISDASRPIKDKEAAEAKANNVEYIEMRLGTDGLTVIVNKNNSFVDCLTITELNAIWKPGSTINNWKDVRAGFPDQKLRLYGPDTDSGTFDYFTEEVNGEAQMSRADYTASADDNVLVQGVSGDKGGLGYFGYAYYQPNAANLKALAIDNGKGCVEVAPESIEDGSYSPLSRPLYIYVNKASMARPEMKKFVEFYLDEGAKLTNEVGYVASDQNVYAENKIKAGL; encoded by the coding sequence ATGACTTTTGCTCGATTTTGCGCCTCAGGTGGCATGCTTTTAACTGTTACCGCAATAACAATAGCTTTAGTGGCTTGCGGTTCTGATGGCACTACCACAGCGCCTGTAACTGGTAACACCGGAAATGAAATTCAACTTAGCGGTACTATTGAAATTGATGGATCTTCGACCGTATTTCCTGTGAGCCAGGCAGTTGCTGAAGAGTTCCGCAAGGTACAACCAGGTGTGCAGGTCAATGTCGGTGTTTCTGGTACTGGTGGTGGATTTAAGCGATTCACCGTAGGTGAGACCGATATTTCAGATGCTTCGCGACCAATTAAAGACAAAGAAGCTGCAGAGGCTAAAGCAAATAATGTTGAGTATATAGAAATGCGCCTCGGTACTGACGGGCTTACAGTTATTGTTAATAAGAACAATTCTTTCGTTGATTGCCTAACAATCACAGAACTGAATGCTATATGGAAACCTGGCTCCACCATTAACAATTGGAAAGACGTTCGTGCTGGATTTCCAGACCAGAAGCTTCGGCTTTACGGGCCAGACACGGACTCTGGCACATTTGATTACTTCACAGAAGAAGTTAACGGCGAGGCTCAAATGTCTCGGGCTGACTATACTGCATCTGCAGATGACAATGTTCTTGTGCAGGGCGTTTCAGGAGACAAAGGCGGCCTTGGTTACTTCGGGTATGCTTATTACCAGCCCAATGCTGCAAACCTAAAGGCATTGGCTATAGACAACGGGAAAGGTTGCGTAGAAGTAGCACCCGAATCGATTGAAGATGGTTCATATTCCCCTCTTTCACGACCGCTTTACATATATGTCAACAAGGCAAGCATGGCTCGACCAGAAATGAAGAAATTTGTGGAGTTTTACTTGGATGAAGGGGCTAAATTGACTAACGAGGTAGGCTACGTCGCTTCCGATCAGAATGTTTATGCCGAGAACAAGATAAAGGCAGGTTTATAA
- a CDS encoding ABC transporter ATP-binding protein, translated as MNSIIEAKGVTKVYQTGDIQVNALNHVDLSIGKGQMVAVMGPSGSGKTTLLNIFSGIDDLTEGEVIIDGQPIHSMSDKEKTRYRAENMGFVFQAYNLLPVLTGAENVELPLLLAGKKPSVARKRALEVLDLVELSDQANKRPSQMSGGQQQRITVARALVNNPAIVWADEPTGALDSETGGLIIDLLCRLNEQTQQTFVLVTHDAVVGSRAQRMILMRDGQIESDETK; from the coding sequence ATGAATTCAATAATAGAAGCAAAAGGTGTAACCAAGGTATATCAAACTGGTGACATCCAAGTTAATGCGTTAAATCATGTAGACCTTAGTATAGGAAAAGGTCAAATGGTTGCGGTGATGGGGCCATCAGGTTCAGGTAAAACCACGCTACTTAACATTTTTTCAGGTATCGACGATTTGACTGAAGGCGAAGTCATCATTGACGGACAACCTATACACTCCATGTCTGACAAAGAAAAAACTCGGTACCGAGCTGAAAATATGGGTTTCGTATTTCAGGCATATAATCTCCTTCCCGTTTTAACTGGCGCAGAAAATGTTGAGCTTCCACTTCTGCTTGCCGGTAAAAAGCCCTCAGTCGCAAGAAAACGAGCCCTGGAGGTTCTTGATTTAGTTGAGCTCTCCGATCAGGCCAATAAGCGTCCTTCCCAAATGTCAGGTGGTCAGCAGCAACGAATCACAGTTGCACGAGCATTAGTGAATAATCCTGCAATTGTATGGGCTGACGAACCAACGGGGGCGCTTGATAGCGAAACAGGAGGGCTTATTATCGATTTGCTTTGCCGACTTAATGAGCAAACACAACAGACTTTCGTACTGGTAACACACGATGCAGTAGTAGGATCGAGAGCCCAGAGAATGATATTGATGCGAGATGGTCAAATTGAATCCGATGAAACCAAATAA
- a CDS encoding FtsX-like permease family protein, with the protein METLFTIPIPTLTYSLSGVFFLAMLATGALALRRPVVFKMAIRNIPRRKAQTSLIVLGLMLATLLFSASFATGDTLAHSIRVLTLEYIGPVDEIITSTNREESGEASYIDDSIFQKIQDASADAKIDGLTPLIYLTAPVVSERTQRNESRMVIQGFDPATLTNFDKYFDSQDQELLIEDLRDDEVYISKDAASNLKVNSSDSLSIYFSEVPTTVTIKGIYEDGSNATESTSTTIFQLNSLQGILNKPGQINAIFVSNDGGLIPEDGTTSNVVQALNPIAEKDGLAIDEIKKDSLKIADEAGSGFASIFLLFGSFSIIAGILLISLIFVMLAAERKRELGIARAIGAQRDHIIKLFTFEGAVYSLAAAAIGSALGIIVGLVMVRILGFALNAQDQFEFDLYFSFSWQTVILSYTLGMVVTYLVVIVSATRVSALNIVRAVRDIPEPKNESSNLRGKWKYFIEAFPQIVKSLIRLRLLTSLRLLFNSFKLLLLLLFSLFLTGYLAIPLGLLLTITTGIGQEQLSGFLIGLSLIIIGVPLVLKHALRLNERVAYTGAGLLLVVLWIVPWDWESFGLPNFDGGIELFILSGVMLVIGAVWAVIYNTQVLVYASSIIARGSSLSPIAKTATAYPAANRLRTGMTIAMFSLVIFTLIVVGFISSGFSSAFEDTRKVSGGFDITASTSFVNPINDINAAIDQSSSLNADDFTVIGATGGFPIKVKQADTDQELTEWFITSIDDNYARTISYDFSIKSETYDSSREIWNALVNEENVVVVNSNLIPRNGGGPFGEAPEFQLEGIQGDDDELPQIFLEIFDSNESKNLKLKVIGVIEDQAVFSRTMITGHQTIQKLTDIKLPYLSYEFVLSNPDNALEIASKLEDAFIRNGLTANSYKKIIDDENTISVAFNRLIQGFMGLGLVVGIAALGVIAARSVVERRVQIGVLRAIGFSRGMVQLSFLLESSFIAILGILIGLGLGFGLAYGIINEIQEGFQSVQYKIPWATVIIVVAVAYGASLLTTFLPARQASRIYPAEALRQDE; encoded by the coding sequence ATGGAAACTTTATTTACTATCCCCATACCTACTTTGACTTATTCATTAAGCGGGGTTTTTTTCCTAGCAATGCTTGCAACAGGAGCCTTGGCTCTCAGAAGGCCTGTTGTATTCAAAATGGCTATCCGAAATATACCCCGACGTAAAGCGCAAACCTCGCTAATTGTATTGGGACTGATGCTCGCGACTTTGCTTTTTTCCGCATCATTTGCAACAGGCGATACTTTAGCCCATTCAATAAGAGTACTAACTCTTGAATATATAGGGCCAGTAGATGAAATCATTACGTCTACAAACCGAGAGGAATCCGGAGAAGCTTCTTACATAGACGACAGTATTTTCCAGAAGATTCAGGATGCTTCTGCCGATGCCAAAATTGATGGACTAACACCACTTATATATTTGACTGCGCCTGTTGTTTCGGAAAGAACGCAGCGCAATGAATCAAGAATGGTTATACAAGGGTTTGATCCCGCAACACTTACCAATTTCGATAAATATTTTGACTCGCAAGATCAAGAATTGCTCATCGAGGATTTACGAGATGACGAAGTCTATATAAGCAAAGATGCTGCAAGTAATTTAAAAGTAAATTCAAGTGATTCGCTCTCAATTTACTTCTCAGAAGTACCAACTACTGTAACAATTAAAGGCATCTACGAAGATGGAAGCAACGCCACAGAGAGCACCTCAACTACCATTTTTCAGTTAAATTCACTTCAGGGAATCTTAAATAAACCTGGGCAGATTAATGCAATATTTGTTTCTAATGACGGAGGATTGATTCCTGAAGACGGAACAACCTCAAATGTCGTCCAGGCATTAAATCCTATTGCGGAAAAAGACGGCTTGGCAATTGACGAAATTAAGAAAGATTCACTGAAAATTGCAGATGAGGCAGGAAGCGGCTTTGCCAGTATTTTCTTGTTATTTGGATCATTCTCAATTATCGCGGGGATATTATTAATTTCTCTAATTTTTGTGATGTTAGCTGCCGAGCGCAAACGTGAATTAGGTATAGCCAGGGCTATTGGCGCCCAGCGTGATCACATTATTAAATTGTTTACCTTTGAAGGCGCTGTCTATTCACTTGCGGCAGCAGCCATAGGGAGTGCACTTGGTATCATCGTAGGGCTTGTAATGGTACGCATTCTTGGCTTCGCGTTAAATGCGCAAGATCAATTCGAATTTGACCTTTACTTTTCTTTCAGCTGGCAAACTGTCATTCTTTCCTACACTCTTGGAATGGTTGTTACCTATTTAGTTGTAATTGTTTCAGCTACTAGGGTAAGTGCATTAAATATAGTACGAGCTGTTCGCGACATTCCTGAGCCGAAAAATGAATCAAGCAACTTACGAGGAAAATGGAAATATTTTATCGAAGCGTTCCCTCAAATCGTCAAGTCTCTTATTCGGTTAAGGTTACTCACCTCGTTGAGATTATTATTCAATAGTTTTAAATTACTATTACTGCTGTTATTTTCACTGTTTCTAACCGGGTATTTAGCAATTCCCCTTGGCCTTTTATTAACTATTACTACCGGGATAGGCCAAGAGCAGCTTTCAGGATTCCTCATCGGGTTATCACTAATAATTATAGGCGTGCCCTTAGTTTTGAAGCACGCCCTCCGCCTGAATGAGCGAGTGGCATACACTGGCGCAGGTCTTCTATTGGTGGTTTTATGGATCGTCCCATGGGACTGGGAATCTTTTGGGTTACCAAATTTCGACGGGGGCATAGAGTTATTTATTCTGTCTGGAGTAATGCTAGTGATTGGTGCAGTCTGGGCGGTTATTTACAACACGCAAGTACTCGTATATGCATCATCAATCATTGCAAGAGGAAGTTCGCTTTCGCCAATTGCTAAAACTGCTACTGCCTACCCTGCAGCTAATCGATTACGAACGGGCATGACCATAGCAATGTTTTCCCTGGTAATTTTTACGCTAATCGTCGTCGGATTCATCAGTTCTGGATTTAGTTCAGCATTTGAAGATACCCGAAAAGTCAGCGGAGGCTTCGATATCACTGCAAGTACAAGCTTTGTGAATCCAATCAATGATATTAACGCCGCAATCGACCAGTCCTCATCCCTAAATGCCGATGATTTCACGGTTATAGGTGCAACGGGTGGATTTCCTATTAAAGTTAAACAGGCGGATACGGATCAGGAACTTACAGAATGGTTTATCACTTCTATTGATGATAATTATGCACGAACTATTTCCTACGATTTCTCAATAAAGTCAGAAACTTACGACAGCTCCAGAGAAATTTGGAATGCATTAGTTAATGAGGAAAACGTGGTAGTAGTTAATTCCAATCTAATACCCCGTAATGGAGGGGGTCCGTTCGGAGAGGCTCCTGAATTTCAGCTTGAAGGAATTCAGGGAGATGATGATGAGTTACCTCAAATTTTTCTCGAAATTTTTGATTCTAATGAAAGTAAAAACCTAAAGCTCAAAGTAATAGGCGTGATTGAGGACCAGGCGGTTTTTTCTCGAACAATGATTACTGGTCATCAAACCATTCAGAAGCTTACAGACATCAAGTTGCCGTACTTAAGTTATGAATTTGTTCTATCTAATCCCGATAATGCCCTCGAAATTGCCAGCAAATTAGAAGACGCCTTTATTCGCAATGGCCTTACGGCAAATTCATACAAAAAAATAATTGACGATGAAAATACTATCAGTGTTGCTTTCAACCGACTTATTCAAGGATTCATGGGCCTTGGCTTAGTCGTAGGAATTGCGGCATTAGGTGTAATTGCAGCAAGGTCTGTTGTGGAACGGCGCGTTCAAATCGGCGTACTCCGTGCTATAGGCTTCAGTCGAGGTATGGTGCAGCTTTCGTTTCTTCTAGAGTCGTCTTTCATTGCGATTCTGGGCATATTGATAGGGCTAGGATTAGGATTTGGCCTTGCTTATGGAATAATCAATGAAATTCAAGAAGGTTTCCAAAGCGTGCAATATAAAATTCCTTGGGCTACCGTGATTATTGTTGTTGCAGTCGCATATGGAGCTTCCTTGCTCACCACATTCCTTCCTGCTCGCCAAGCATCGAGAATTTATCCAGCTGAAGCCTTAAGACAAGACGAATAA
- a CDS encoding recombinase family protein, whose product MRSLGYFNLDSTHSKAVHANSSEDLKRSYLSYCHSNQHSDYGVYIDSGSGGSNSAWSRMIEFIHESRAGYLIVIPGSSHLGKTLEEQVGKILELDAISCEVICADNEFPDPLQNALRGSNAAALRREKIKEGMKAKAAKGLGLGKPPYGYRIGADGSFRLVPEQAKVIELIFKKYLSSPDGGVRTIASALNDEGIRTRTGNRWSMVTIRDILRNTAYIGTYRRFGLRIPGSYQPIVTPEEFRNVQDKMQRLSHGRGNSKAPPYLLSGIVFCAHCEQRMMGVTRKQNWRRKDGERSVREYRYYQCQSRINRNQCDYRTVKADVLEEQAILILHEKLLSGDEGIADESGTWVADQKARSHTQLKALDKRLIEGVQRAASGSLTLSQLRNGMLQLSNAKKVINDRINSTSHENSRDTIMKSNGQKFLNEWGSLNDQQKRELIKLLVNKVKVLDGLPELVLA is encoded by the coding sequence ATGCGTTCATTAGGCTATTTCAATTTAGACTCCACTCACAGCAAGGCAGTCCATGCTAATTCGTCTGAAGACCTGAAGCGTTCCTATCTTTCCTATTGCCACTCTAATCAGCATTCAGATTATGGGGTATATATTGACTCAGGTAGTGGAGGTTCCAACTCAGCATGGTCTCGCATGATTGAGTTTATTCATGAAAGTCGAGCTGGGTATTTAATAGTAATTCCTGGTTCGAGCCACTTAGGGAAAACTTTAGAAGAGCAGGTAGGAAAAATACTGGAGTTGGATGCGATTTCATGTGAGGTTATCTGTGCCGATAATGAATTTCCTGATCCTTTACAAAATGCTCTGCGTGGATCCAATGCTGCAGCATTAAGGCGTGAAAAAATTAAAGAAGGGATGAAGGCCAAGGCTGCTAAAGGTTTGGGCTTAGGTAAACCTCCCTACGGCTACCGAATAGGTGCGGATGGTTCTTTTCGGTTAGTTCCAGAACAGGCAAAAGTAATAGAATTAATATTTAAAAAATACCTTTCTTCCCCAGATGGCGGAGTTCGAACCATTGCGTCTGCACTGAATGACGAAGGAATTCGTACTAGGACCGGAAATAGATGGAGCATGGTGACCATAAGGGATATCTTGCGAAACACAGCTTACATCGGTACATACCGCAGGTTTGGACTAAGAATCCCCGGCAGCTATCAACCGATAGTAACACCTGAAGAATTCCGTAATGTTCAGGATAAGATGCAGAGATTAAGTCATGGTAGAGGAAATTCAAAAGCGCCCCCTTATCTTTTGTCTGGGATTGTTTTTTGCGCTCATTGTGAGCAACGAATGATGGGAGTTACGAGAAAGCAAAACTGGAGACGTAAAGACGGCGAACGATCAGTTCGAGAATATCGCTACTATCAATGTCAGTCTCGTATTAATCGTAATCAATGTGATTACCGGACGGTAAAGGCAGACGTTTTAGAGGAACAAGCTATCTTAATACTACATGAGAAACTACTGAGTGGAGATGAAGGGATTGCGGACGAGTCAGGCACATGGGTTGCTGATCAAAAAGCTCGTTCCCACACTCAGTTAAAAGCATTAGATAAACGCTTAATTGAAGGGGTACAGCGTGCAGCTAGTGGAAGCTTAACTTTGTCGCAGCTTCGTAACGGGATGCTGCAATTAAGTAATGCAAAAAAAGTAATCAATGACCGAATAAACTCCACATCACATGAAAATTCTAGGGATACAATCATGAAGTCAAATGGTCAAAAATTCCTTAATGAATGGGGATCCCTTAATGATCAACAGAAGAGGGAATTGATCAAACTACTCGTGAATAAGGTCAAAGTTCTAGATGGCCTTCCAGAATTAGTACTTGCATAA
- the lipB gene encoding lipoyl(octanoyl) transferase LipB, whose translation MLENNVIFQGDAQWLGEDIDYIAAWDFQQELHAKRSKQLIKDTLIFLAHSPVYTTGRRVNHDHILAELGAPLIETDRGGLITYHGPGQLTGYPIIDLKRLNLGPRRYVYVLETTLINTLIDYGIEAFRHEKLTGVWTTKGKIAAIGIKIANGITTHGFALNITTSLDAYAPIIACGIENGRTTSMNEFNATPSIIDVAHNFALKLGEELAIEWTWS comes from the coding sequence ATGCTCGAAAATAATGTAATTTTCCAAGGTGACGCCCAATGGCTTGGGGAAGATATTGATTATATTGCCGCTTGGGATTTTCAACAGGAATTACACGCAAAGCGTAGTAAACAGTTAATCAAAGACACTTTAATTTTTTTGGCCCACTCTCCAGTTTACACAACGGGGAGGAGGGTTAATCATGACCATATTTTAGCTGAACTAGGTGCTCCATTGATTGAGACAGATCGCGGTGGTCTTATTACCTACCATGGTCCAGGTCAGTTAACGGGGTATCCGATTATTGATTTAAAACGATTGAATTTAGGACCTAGGCGTTACGTATACGTTTTAGAGACTACTTTGATAAATACGCTAATTGATTATGGCATTGAAGCTTTTCGGCATGAGAAATTAACAGGCGTTTGGACTACCAAAGGGAAAATAGCTGCAATTGGAATCAAAATTGCAAACGGAATCACGACTCATGGTTTCGCTTTGAATATAACTACGAGCCTAGATGCGTATGCCCCCATTATCGCTTGTGGCATAGAGAACGGCCGAACTACATCCATGAATGAATTCAATGCTACTCCTAGTATCATTGATGTCGCTCATAATTTTGCTTTGAAGTTAGGTGAAGAATTAGCAATTGAATGGACATGGAGTTAA
- a CDS encoding phosphoribosylaminoimidazolecarboxamide formyltransferase, translated as MQKNELVLRYGMNPHQVPASAYMESGSLPFQVKNGSPGFINLLDALNSWQLVKELKKATGMPAATSFKHVSPAGAAIAVPLSEQLAKAYFVENLDLSPLAIAYARARGADRVSSFGDWIALSDEVDESTAKLIRREVSDGVIAPGFSDQAYEILSQKQNGRYCMLEVDENYIPDDEETRTIFGVKLKQGRNITKNWHEQIQNVVTANKILPDSAQRDLIVALITLKFTQSNSICFAYDGQVIGNGAGQQSRIHCTRLAGSKADIWYLRQHPNTLNLDFVERLGRPEKDNAIDGFLRDDLSPEEDLIWKQSFNNAPTRLSPDAKRKWLDTISGVAMASDAFIPFRDNIDRAYMSGVQFVVQPGGSVRDEDVVKACDNYGMTMSLSGTRLFHH; from the coding sequence ATGCAAAAAAATGAACTCGTATTGCGCTATGGTATGAACCCTCATCAAGTACCGGCAAGTGCATATATGGAATCTGGTTCGCTCCCTTTTCAGGTGAAAAATGGTTCACCGGGCTTCATTAATTTGCTTGATGCCTTAAATTCCTGGCAGTTAGTTAAGGAGCTGAAAAAAGCTACTGGTATGCCAGCAGCAACTTCGTTCAAACATGTAAGCCCCGCAGGGGCTGCTATAGCAGTCCCTCTTAGTGAGCAACTTGCGAAAGCCTATTTTGTCGAGAATTTAGATCTTTCACCATTGGCTATTGCATACGCGAGGGCTCGTGGTGCAGATCGTGTTTCCTCTTTTGGTGATTGGATTGCACTTTCTGATGAAGTCGATGAATCCACTGCAAAATTAATTAGGCGAGAGGTGTCTGACGGAGTGATAGCGCCAGGCTTCAGTGACCAAGCGTACGAAATATTATCGCAAAAACAAAACGGCAGATATTGCATGCTTGAAGTAGATGAGAATTACATTCCGGACGACGAGGAGACGAGAACAATATTTGGAGTAAAGTTAAAGCAAGGGCGAAATATAACAAAAAATTGGCACGAACAGATCCAAAATGTCGTTACCGCTAACAAAATCCTTCCCGATTCGGCTCAAAGAGATCTTATTGTTGCACTAATTACTCTGAAATTCACACAGTCAAACTCTATCTGCTTTGCTTACGATGGCCAGGTTATCGGTAACGGTGCTGGCCAACAATCACGAATACATTGTACGAGATTAGCAGGGAGTAAAGCTGATATCTGGTATTTAAGGCAACATCCCAACACCCTCAATTTGGATTTTGTTGAAAGGCTTGGCCGACCAGAAAAAGATAATGCTATAGACGGCTTCCTACGAGACGATTTATCCCCAGAGGAAGATTTAATTTGGAAGCAGTCATTCAATAATGCGCCAACAAGGCTGTCGCCCGACGCAAAGCGTAAATGGTTAGATACTATTTCTGGGGTTGCAATGGCTTCTGACGCATTTATCCCATTTCGAGATAATATTGATCGAGCATATATGAGCGGTGTCCAGTTTGTTGTTCAGCCTGGTGGTTCAGTAAGAGATGAAGATGTAGTTAAAGCTTGTGACAACTACGGTATGACCATGTCTCTTTCAGGTACTCGATTATTTCATCATTGA
- a CDS encoding 2-oxo acid dehydrogenase subunit E2, with protein MITTVDLPQVGESVTEGVIGKWLVSPGQWVDRYDPIVEVVTDKVSMEIPSPFAGVFIKALVEEGEVVPMGSPICEIEDQNAITQDDEKTPPSKFEFMDSVRSVGPTGSGEGGEGRRDALQESMQPEHQLPHTYQEVASAQDRKKVISPLVAKIAMQNNIDVANLIGSGIGGRVTKKDIEDYISEKETALGLPNQNEEPETSKIHISAIRRSIADHMSRSASEIPSAWSMVELDVTGLVELRSKLRGQFESENKVSLTFMPFWIQLVCSALKSNPRLNGRWDKDEIVINKRVNLGIAISTDEGLIVPVIHNADDLNIREIAMELNRLIKSAKSGSLALSDVQGGTFTLNNTGALGSIASVPIINHPQSAILTTEAIVKRPVVLTGDVIGVRSIMNMCISFDHRVCDGAEASAFLDEIKSLVENISELTIKI; from the coding sequence ATGATTACTACCGTGGATTTACCTCAAGTTGGAGAATCTGTAACGGAAGGCGTTATAGGTAAATGGCTTGTATCACCAGGGCAATGGGTTGACCGTTATGATCCTATAGTAGAGGTAGTTACAGACAAGGTTAGCATGGAAATACCATCGCCTTTTGCAGGTGTTTTTATAAAGGCACTGGTAGAAGAAGGCGAAGTAGTTCCTATGGGTAGCCCAATCTGCGAGATAGAAGACCAGAATGCCATCACGCAGGATGATGAAAAAACCCCGCCTTCAAAATTTGAATTTATGGATAGCGTTCGCAGCGTAGGGCCGACAGGTTCCGGTGAAGGGGGTGAAGGTCGTCGGGATGCTCTGCAAGAATCGATGCAGCCCGAACATCAGTTACCTCATACGTATCAGGAGGTTGCTTCAGCGCAGGATCGTAAAAAAGTGATTTCCCCTTTGGTCGCTAAAATTGCAATGCAAAATAATATTGATGTAGCAAATTTAATTGGCTCCGGTATTGGTGGGAGAGTTACAAAAAAAGACATAGAGGACTATATTTCTGAGAAGGAAACAGCACTGGGTTTGCCTAATCAAAATGAAGAGCCTGAGACCTCAAAAATACACATAAGCGCTATTCGCCGCTCTATTGCAGATCATATGTCTAGGTCTGCATCCGAAATACCTTCAGCGTGGTCGATGGTTGAACTGGACGTAACAGGCTTGGTTGAGCTGCGATCCAAATTAAGAGGCCAGTTTGAATCTGAAAATAAAGTGTCATTAACATTTATGCCATTTTGGATTCAACTTGTATGCAGTGCATTGAAGTCTAACCCGCGCTTGAATGGTAGGTGGGACAAAGACGAAATAGTGATCAACAAGAGAGTTAATTTAGGGATCGCTATCTCTACAGATGAAGGCTTAATCGTTCCTGTTATACACAATGCTGATGATCTCAACATTCGTGAAATTGCAATGGAATTAAACCGGCTAATAAAAAGCGCGAAGTCTGGAAGCCTAGCCCTGAGTGATGTTCAGGGCGGAACTTTTACATTAAACAACACTGGAGCATTGGGATCTATTGCGTCGGTGCCAATAATTAATCATCCCCAATCTGCAATTTTGACTACTGAAGCAATCGTGAAACGCCCAGTTGTATTGACCGGAGACGTGATAGGGGTTCGTTCAATTATGAATATGTGTATTTCATTTGACCATCGGGTCTGCGATGGTGCAGAAGCCAGCGCATTTTTGGACGAGATTAAAAGCTTGGTGGAGAACATTTCAGAGTTAACGATAAAAATTTAG
- a CDS encoding alpha-ketoacid dehydrogenase subunit beta → MATITLIEAVREAMLEEMRRDSSVFVMGEDVGKRGGVFLATKGFIEEFGSARVLDTPLAEASIAGIAVGSAMHGLRPIAEIQFADFIWPTINQLVGEAARVRYGTKGKLNVPMVVRSPYGGHVRGGLYHSQSVESFFAHTPGLKVVIPATPYDAKGLLKSAIRDDDPVIVLEHKRTYRSVRGEVPDEDYVIPIGSADVKLEGEHATIVTYGLTLHYSLQAAEILAKDGIKIEIIDLRTVRPIDIETIITSVQKTNRVLIVQEDNAAVSVGSEVSALISEHSFESLDAPIMRCTGPEIPAMPFAPTLESVYMPTSEKIETKLRELLSY, encoded by the coding sequence ATGGCAACCATTACTTTAATTGAAGCTGTAAGGGAGGCGATGCTAGAAGAAATGCGTCGCGACTCATCAGTTTTTGTTATGGGCGAAGATGTTGGCAAAAGGGGAGGAGTTTTCCTTGCAACTAAGGGCTTTATTGAAGAATTTGGTTCAGCGAGAGTATTGGATACCCCCCTTGCAGAAGCCTCTATTGCAGGAATAGCAGTAGGGTCTGCGATGCACGGGCTACGGCCGATTGCAGAAATACAGTTTGCGGACTTTATTTGGCCTACAATTAACCAATTAGTCGGTGAAGCAGCTCGAGTGAGGTATGGAACAAAAGGGAAACTGAACGTTCCTATGGTTGTTCGCTCTCCCTATGGAGGGCATGTACGCGGAGGCTTGTATCACTCTCAAAGCGTCGAATCATTTTTTGCGCATACGCCGGGGTTGAAAGTGGTAATTCCTGCAACGCCTTATGACGCAAAAGGCTTGCTGAAATCTGCTATTAGAGATGATGACCCGGTTATAGTGCTGGAACATAAGAGAACATATCGCTCGGTTCGCGGTGAAGTTCCCGATGAAGATTATGTTATTCCTATAGGGTCGGCTGATGTAAAACTAGAAGGTGAGCATGCAACAATTGTCACTTATGGTCTGACTTTACATTACTCTCTCCAAGCCGCAGAAATTTTGGCTAAAGATGGAATAAAAATTGAGATTATTGATCTGAGAACAGTCCGCCCCATAGATATTGAAACAATTATTACGTCAGTCCAAAAAACTAATAGAGTTCTTATTGTTCAAGAGGATAACGCTGCTGTTTCGGTAGGATCGGAAGTTAGTGCATTGATTTCAGAACACTCATTTGAAAGCTTGGATGCTCCTATAATGCGCTGTACTGGTCCTGAAATTCCCGCAATGCCGTTTGCTCCTACCTTGGAATCAGTCTACATGCCAACTTCTGAAAAAATAGAGACCAAATTAAGGGAGCTTCTTTCTTATTAA